TATGGGAGAAAATTGGGTCCACTGTTTACACAATTTTGTGCTAAGGTGGAAGGGCGTATGAAAGTTAAATGAGTGATGAAATAAGACGCGTAATGGGCTGTAAATACAATGATGTCAACAAAACCATTCATCATGACTGTACTGATACGCCAAGCAAAAAGACCCCAAGGGATGTCTACAGGTTAAGAAATGGACAATTCAGGTGCCCAGCTGCCATTCCAACCTCAATATAGTGAGCACTATTGACAGTCACTACACAGAGGTTGAACATTTCAAAGTGGTCAGTCCACAAGACTTTCTCCTTCAGACTTGGTTCTTAGGTGACAAAGTGTATATATTGGCACCGATGGCTCTGTTTTGCCATAGATGAATGAAGACAAAGAAGATGGGCTGATCACTTGAACTGTTATGCATTTCTAGACCTTGCCAATGAAATGATAGTGAGATGGATCATGACTGATCTCACCTGGGTCAGTTGTTCTAAAGCCGCCTTGGCATACGCATCATTGTTTAATGTTGTATATACATCGTTTGTCAATGATGCGGTATCACCCTGGAGCTGAAGAGAAGACAAAGCTATCATAATCCCTTTACAAAACTCTCCCATTTGTGGTCATCCTCTGCTCTGGTACGCAGAAAGTCATCCGCTATTTCATGATTACTGCCCTTAATAATCAAAGATTGTCAGAACATTGATCGAGAGTTTATCTTTgaccttcatgtacatgtaccaagagAACCTGAAAACACTTTCCTTGTGCTCTGATAAGCAATGACATCGGCCCATccgattatacatgtagctgtcttTAGACTTCAGAAGGTATACTCCGAACCATTTTGCCATAGGTTCACCACTGCCACTGCCAACACCTAACTCCTGCGACCCTTCATATGTTTCAGGAAACGCTTCCTGGTGCAAGCAATTCTAAAACTGATAATCTCCGTTGAACTTACCATATTAAACTGCTCGAACTGGTGTTGTAATGCATTTGTGTAGTACGCGTCTGAATATGACGTATTGCTGCCTGTCATGCCTGTCGACGGGGGCGGGGGCTGCGGTAACGGCGGTAAACCTGGTGGTAACCCAGGTGACTGAGACGGTGAATAGGATGATTGTGAGTGTGGCGACGTCGGCGACTGACATGTGTCTCGACTTTGACTATTTCGGTACTGAGTCATTGAGCCCTGAAAGAAAAGTGGTTTTGGAATTAAGATCATTTCAAGCCATTGGAGTCAAATGTAAAGTATAAAGTGCAACAGACTATTCAAACATACATTTCAGGTAAAACAGCTTTCCGATCGCCCAAACTATGTTTATCATTAAAACTATGTTGACTGAAGCATCCCGCATGCAATGGAGTTTTTTAACAGAGACAAGGGATGATTATTTCATACCTTGTTGCAGGTCGGGTCattaacaaccaacctctgaaGATAACATCATATCAAAAATGTGACAGaacacttgttttcaatttgagGCATCAGGAACGTGTCAAAGATATCCCAGGCACCTGACTGTAGCTGATTCCAAAATAGGTGGTTGGTGATGGTTCGGCAGTGATAAAATAAGTTTGGGCCTTGCTGAACACGACCGTAAGATCAAGGCTAATTACTTCCAGATTTCTTGAGAGTCTGCCGCAATGAGTCAAACGAACTGTGGTGAGATTGAAGCAaaaaaataaattgttgaaGCAAAATGTCATGATCTACAGCGAGATTCAAGTTCCTGAATGATTAAGTTGTTTCTGAAGCAAGCCAAAAGTGGGGCAACTAGGTGAATTAGCAAAGCATATGGATTCGCAGACaactcattcatcatcatcattcacacCAAAGCACACAGCCATTGCCACAATTGGATACCTGCTCAAAGGTGGCGGGCATCAACACCCCAACCGGAAGTTCATTTAATCCTCCATGGAAGACATTCTGAGAGCAAAAACGGCAAGCACTAGTTTAGTTTGGGAAAATGGCCAAATTTCCAGAATGAATGTTAAGTTCTGTACCAATAGTTTTAATGCAGAAtactttcgggggggggggggtatgataATATGCAGGGGTATCAACATCAATTCTAGAGACTGATAGTCATctagagaaaaaaacaaagcCGATAGAGAAATTTACTTTTTCCATGAGGGCCATCGATGGGTACATCAGAAAAATGTCAGGAAATGACTTTTTCCCTCCAACTTTTGACACAAATTTAAATGGAATTCGGGAGACAAAACAATCAATGCATGGATACCCGCCAACTGAAAATGAATTTCCAGTGACACTTTCAGGAAATATAGATTCGAGAAAGAAGAGCCATTTTCTAGTGCCTTTAATACCCACATGCCTCATATGGATAAAGTATTCATATGTTTAAAGTCGGACTGACCTGAGTAGTATGTACCGTAATGACTGGTGGTTGGGGGCTCGCTGGCTGAGGCTGTTGTAATGGCTGCATTTGCTGGGAGAAGTTATAATACGGGGGTAACCGGTCAACTGTCAATCTATTACCATCTACACTGTGCacctgaatggaaacaacatacACATGCAAAGCACATCGAGTGGACTTTTACTTGGGTTTCAacaaaatacataatactgacAAATCCTGAATTCACAGACGGTCTACATACAACAAGACGTCATACTGCGTTGAATTTCCTCTCAGATTTTTAGTAGTACACCTCTCAATCACATGTTAGGCAAAACATTGAACAGTAGTCATCCAGCTTGTATTGGACAATCAGAAGACCCATATCATGTAAACCTCCGCACAGACAGCATGGCAATAATGatcacaggtttttgattggcTTAAATTGGTAACTGGATCAGAAGCCTCAAATTTCTGCGGGAGGAAAGTTGCAAATGTATTTCAAAGCAGCCCAGCACCAGGACAAAGTCAAGTCTCTGGACAGACATCTCATTTGATAGTTGTGTAACTGATTCCAGTTGCTGTAAAGACTGTGTTCCAAGCTGTAAGATTTCACTTATAAACAAACTGCCGGCAAGGTAAACTGAGAGGAGTACTACCGAACAACCAACTCTTAATGACCAGCTAGCTAGCTCTAATGATTTTTGAACTTTCAAAtgtagcaactacatgtacatgtgttcaTACTCAATGATTTGCTATTCTAAAGCTTTTGTGGTGAAGATGTTATGATGTACATTATCATTTATCCTGTAGGCAATGCCAAACTCTTAAATCACTGAGGTTGGATCGTTAGAATGTTTGACTTTGTCCATACCAATGAACATGAATTAGGAAACTCCAAGCACACATCCATTAAAGCAGTGCTAAGGAATCCACATCAGGATTGAAACTGCTCGGAAGAATTTACAAGGATggcaaaatatttacaaatgttTCGTATTCCACTCGATCTTTGAGGGCTCACTGGAATGCAACTTATCTAATTGGAGGTCTTGATACTTCACCAGTAACAGTTCAAACAACAACCAAacaatacatgcatgcatttaTAAGATCCTTTTGATTAAGGGCAGTACACACAACTAAACTAGTCAACACATCTACTTTGAACTGTCAACGCAATGTACACAGTAACATTAGTATTACAACTACATTTACCAGCTATACATGGTGAAGGGCTCGCAGGACGTGGGCACGACAATCAGGCAACTTTTGCTCATTTCAAATTCATCAACCACCAACAAAAGTGCCTCTGACAGGACCAATAACGTTTGCATGATTTTGAAAAGTGGAAAAGTGGAAGACTTCAATGGTTACCCGTGCCAAGGCGTGAAAACTGGTATGGGCAGTAGGGGTATTACCTTGGAATTGGGTGCCTCAGGCAGGTTCAAGTTCTGCAAACCAATCAAGTGATAAACATTCATGAAAGAACCCATATACTTGTCAGCACTGATCTTCAAACTGACATGTCATAATCTTTATAAGTTGCTCCTGTCATTATGACCATGTTCTGCAGCCATATAACATATGCACTAAAATAGTTTCAACCGTTACAACACGTACCTGATTCTGTCTCATGTGTGTGGGGCTACCAAGAATTAACGGGCTAGGTGCTGTATGCACATGGCGTCTCCGAGATATCGGGCTTGTTTGCTGAGTTTGTCGCACTGGTCCAGTAGCtgcaatgaaattgacaattcaGTTACACTTCAATCAATCCAAGAGCAGATTACTGGAAAAGGAACTGAATGACTCTGATGACAAGTCATTggcatcctcccatagcagacCTGAATCACATAAGGCCATGCAAATCAATATCATACAAAGCGAGTACAGCAGGGTTCAATTGCTATCATTCCTACGGCTAGACTCTACTTCGGCACTTTTGGTGCAACAACTGCAAAGTCCATGACAGGGCATGAAGACAGATGGACCGAGACTTACACAAGTGATGAACAGACGTTGGTGACAGACTCGTAGGACTAGTTTGTTGTCcctgttgttgctgctgctgctgtccttgctgttgctgctgctgagaCTGCTGTTGGCTCTGTTGCTGtgactgctgctgctgttggttGTACGTCTGGTCTTCAGCATCTAGCGGAGTGACTAAGGGCGACGGAAAGTGTATACTTGTGAGATCGGGTAATGAGCCGGTGTTGTTCGATATTGGGATGTGACCTACAGTGGATTCTTGTTCTGCAGAGGGGTAAATGCTGAAAAGATGAACAGCAGAAATTTAGGATGAAATCTCCCAATCCTATCTTGTAAAAGTTTGCAAAGTTAAAACATGATGGAAGTCAGTATGTACATTTTGACTGGCCACTTACTTTATTCCAGGGACTTCACACGACTTCGGTCTTGACTGCATCAACTGCTGAAAAAGATGATAACCTTCAAACTAACTGAGTCATGTTATCAGGCTTTACTGAAATGGTGATCAAGGTTCTTCTTATTCGTTTGCTCTGCACTCTGGAGAAAGTTATTCTCCAGGGAATATTCTTCCTCCatggcgggatgagcgtttttgctTCAATTTTGTGAGGGGCTGTGGTTCATATACAAACTGCATCACAGGAGAAGATACGAAAGCATTAAGAAACCAGTAACGGTTACAACGCAATAACGACAATAGTCACCATACAGAACTTTGTTAAAATTGAGAAACATCGCCATATGATATTGCCACTTTAGTTCAGCTCATTTCCTCTGTTATTATCAAATGAGCAAGTCTAACAGAGGGAACGCTGCGACCATGACAATCGATCCCTGCCTGTCTAAGCCCAGCATTATCAATATTAATCATGTACTTTACACTAATGAGGTTTACTAGACTAGAGACCCACTCACCCTTCTCGGATCTATGTATCCCTTGAGCACTGCATTTTCTGCCATAATTGAATCACCGAGAAATGCTGGAAAGGAAAAAAAGACTTGCATGTGGAAGGGATTGGACTTTacatattttctttttattcaTGCTATCTATCAGTATCAAGTTAAACTCGACATGTATACAGCAAGCATagcatgaaaaaagaaaatatgtgAAGTACTCTATGCATCtacaaaaatgtatttatcTAAACATTTTACCCCCTTGGGCACAAGTTTCCCCTCGTATGGGAGCCACAGTTGCAAACAATTGCTGTTGCTTCAACAGATGGTACTGCCCTGCATGTAAAATTCTTTCAGGATCAAATTCCCAGAGAAATGTTTACTGATTGAAAGCGATGCAGGTTCCCTTTGAAACTTCAATGGTTTTACATGCATCAGTGCACAAACACATCTGACGTGAACTGAAGACACATCACATGTTGAAAAATTCCTCGGTGAAATCGAGTTTCGAATTTCAATAATCAGCAAGCTACTAAACCATGGTTATTGATATGTGCTTTAGAGGAAATCAATATGTTTATAGACTGGTAGATAGatgtaaactttgtatgttCTTGTCATCTTTGTACTTCATGAAACACAAGAAGACCTTTTGATGTTTGAATCTTTGATAGTATATACAGTTGATTCgaataatcaaaatcaatccatGATAAACACAACCATACTATGACTGAATAGAGAGATCAGCCGATCCAAAAGGATACTTTCCCTACACAACAAGCCTGTGTAGTTTTTGAacattattttcattaattagAAGGCCCCATCAACAATCTGATCCAGAGGTATCCTTGATCTCATTCTCAGCTACAAGCATGTGGCAGTAATTTAGTaaaatatattcatattttgGGAGGTATTCAAAATCGAAAGTATATGatattttttgtgtcacctagtagcTTATCAGGCAGTGAAATGAAATCACCAAGAGGGAGGACATGGCAAGCAGTGGGAGGATCAATCAGGAACAGCATTATTGATCATTTAAGTTGGTGACTGCAGGTTACACTACAGCTTAGATCAGAATACAAGAATAGCTTTATAGGCATGAATAGTTTTGTTCCCATATTAACAGTGActtaaataaaaaatatataaatgtaAATATAAAAATGTCAGGGAATAGATTAGTTCCCAGTCACCACGCAAGAGGGCAACCTGGACAGTTAGAAATGACCTGATGACATCACAAGGGATCTTCAAGAAAACAATTCATGAACCGATCAATCCATTCACCAATGTGTTCTTGAAGATAATGAGGAACTATAAAGTGCAGGATACAATAACTTCAAAATCTGGCATCAAGACGTTATATTCACACATATCGTCTCACCTCTTCTATTTGCTGGTGGTGTAGTTGGTCCTAAGTGCTCCATCGAGGCTGAAGGCGAGTTTGCACTCGTATGTAATGCCGAGTCCGAGTTGGTTCTGCAATGAGaatgttgaaaatatcatgagatACAGGAAAAATTTAGAAGAATTCAAACGGTTTTAAGATATTTTCACTGTATGCATGAACAAGCCAGGCACTAAAACATTTCTTTCTATGTCTGTGATTCACCTGCGACCCATCAAGGAGGAAAAGTGCTCTAAGTACATGAAGTTGTTTTAATACCGGTTAAGTTTTTAGCTAGAATTGCTTGGAAGATAGCCAAGTTGTCGGATAGACAACAATTTCCATATCCCCAAATTCTCTCTAAGGGTGGTATCTATAGTCACAGTGTCCTTTGACTTTGGGTAGGCCATGCAGCATAAGCAGAGCATCATTCATCATTAATGGTTTCATAACTCATGCAAGTTTAAGATTATCATGTTCTCTAGGACACATAGTAAGCATTTACTTAAGTAGCCTCCTTTTCAAGTGACTGGGTGGAGTGTCGAATTTTGACTTCAGATAAGGAAACAGATTTACAGAAAAGGTGGTATGGTATTCAAAGGAGGGAATACATTGAGCAGCGCCTTGTTTTATACATGGAAGAGGCATCCATCCTCTCCTGAGATAAAGGTAGGATTTCAATATCATGAGAAGGGAATCATTGGGAAGATCTGGGATTTGTCAACGTGCTTCAGGCATGTTGGGAGGAAATGGCCCAAAGACACACAGGAGCTCACCACTTTTTTGGGTGAATGTCCCCATGATTCCTCAAGAATCAGAGAAGGTTACCGGTACCCCTAAAGTTATAATCTGGGGTGCAACTACGAGGTCATGGAATCATATCGTTCAAATCTGAATATGCACATGGGTCTTGCAAAGAGGAAGGAGAACAAGTCTCCAAATCGCTTTCAAATCTACCAGTACCTGAGCAGAGTAGCCAGAACAGAGGGCTGAAATGGcctgaaaaatacaatgtacaacaaATACTTTGCTAAGGAAAAATCAAGATGCCTATATACAACCTGACAAGAATTTCATGCTATGTAATCAGCTTTCAAATCTTAAATTTCAATTCCTCTGCTCAAACAGAGGTTATTTTGCCGTTTTGGTGTCGTGACCTTGCATGTAAGGCATCACACGTCCTCCATATAAGCCGTCAAAATGTCACACGACATGACTACATGAACATGGCGTGACGTCAAAGATTATGATGTGACAGTTTCAATGTTGTCTAGAGGTAGAGCCCAACAGCCAACATG
This is a stretch of genomic DNA from Lineus longissimus chromosome 2, tnLinLong1.2, whole genome shotgun sequence. It encodes these proteins:
- the LOC135483283 gene encoding CREB-regulated transcription coactivator 1-like isoform X3, with protein sequence MANPRKFSEKIALHNQKQAEETAAFEAIMREVSGATKGQGQGYLQKQPQQLHIAQNLGAYRGGSLPNVNQLGSNSIDLQNALHNLEDIQQGRQSLVDRLHRDRTRQIIGHRRPFPFDKRADTSPYGSTYLSPPPDTSWRRTNSDSALHTSANSPSASMEHLGPTTPPANRRAFLGDSIMAENAVLKGYIDPRRQLMQSRPKSCEVPGINIYPSAEQESTVGHIPISNNTGSLPDLTSIHFPSPLVTPLDAEDQTYNQQQQQSQQQSQQQSQQQQQQGQQQQQQQGQQTSPTSLSPTSVHHLSTGPVRQTQQTSPISRRRHVHTAPSPLILGSPTHMRQNQVHSVDGNRLTVDRLPPYYNFSQQMQPLQQPQPASPQPPVITVHTTQGSMTQYRNSQSRDTCQSPTSPHSQSSYSPSQSPGLPPGLPPLPQPPPPSTGMTGSNTSYSDAYYTNALQHQFEQFNMLQGDTASLTNDVYTTLNNDAYAKAALEQLTQLQDNQPTTTVNNNGLYNLGQISNLQFSQANMHGLSSSQEFQQNQFYSQSPQQPISPQQSTPSPHMHQQMSPQMSPQPQQVQTPTSKIPDIVLTGAEDFSRQDFAKDISNAMANMTDTFDTDFFCGDDPLKVGLDPLDFNELQMLTDPSLVTDPATEDSFRLDRL
- the LOC135483283 gene encoding CREB-regulated transcription coactivator 1-like isoform X1 → MANPRKFSEKIALHNQKQAEETAAFEAIMREVSGATKGQGQGYLQKQPQQLHIAQNLGAYRGGSLPNVNQLGSNSIDLQNALHNLEDIQQGRQSLVDRLHRDRTRQIIGHRRPFPFDKRADTSPYGSTYLSPPPDTSWRRPFQPSVLATLLRTNSDSALHTSANSPSASMEHLGPTTPPANRRAFLGDSIMAENAVLKGYIDPRRQLMQSRPKSCEVPGINIYPSAEQESTVGHIPISNNTGSLPDLTSIHFPSPLVTPLDAEDQTYNQQQQQSQQQSQQQSQQQQQQGQQQQQQQGQQTSPTSLSPTSVHHLSTGPVRQTQQTSPISRRRHVHTAPSPLILGSPTHMRQNQVHSVDGNRLTVDRLPPYYNFSQQMQPLQQPQPASPQPPVITVHTTQGSMTQYRNSQSRDTCQSPTSPHSQSSYSPSQSPGLPPGLPPLPQPPPPSTGMTGSNTSYSDAYYTNALQHQFEQFNMLQGDTASLTNDVYTTLNNDAYAKAALEQLTQLQDNQPTTTVNNNGLYNLGQISNLQFSQANMHGLSSSQEFQQNQFYSQSPQQPISPQQSTPSPHMHQQMSPQMSPQPQQVQTPTSKIPDIVLTGAEDFSRQDFAKDISNAMANMTDTFDTDFFCGDDPLKVGLDPLDFNELQMLTDPSLVTDPATEDSFRLDRL
- the LOC135483283 gene encoding CREB-regulated transcription coactivator 1-like isoform X5 → MANPRKFSEKIALHNQKQAEETAAFEAIMREVSGATKGQGQGYLQKQPQQLHIAQNLGAYRGGSLPNVNQLGSNSIDLQNALHNLEDIQQGRQSLVDRLHRDRTRQIIGHRRPFPFDKRADTSPYGSTYLSPPPDTSWRRPFQPSVLATLLRTNSDSALHTSANSPSASMEHLGPTTPPANRRAFLGDSIMAENAVLKGYIDPRRQLMQSRPKSCEVPGINIYPSAEQESTVGHIPISNNTGSLPDLTSIHFPSPLVTPLDAEDQTYNQQQQQSQQQSQQQSQQQQQQGQQQQQQQGQQTSPTSLSPTSVHHLSTGPVRQTQQTSPISRRRHVHTAPSPLILGSPTHMRQNQGSMTQYRNSQSRDTCQSPTSPHSQSSYSPSQSPGLPPGLPPLPQPPPPSTGMTGSNTSYSDAYYTNALQHQFEQFNMLQGDTASLTNDVYTTLNNDAYAKAALEQLTQLQDNQPTTTVNNNGLYNLGQISNLQFSQANMHGLSSSQEFQQNQFYSQSPQQPISPQQSTPSPHMHQQMSPQMSPQPQQVQTPTSKIPDIVLTGAEDFSRQDFAKDISNAMANMTDTFDTDFFCGDDPLKVGLDPLDFNELQMLTDPSLVTDPATEDSFRLDRL
- the LOC135483283 gene encoding CREB-regulated transcription coactivator 1-like isoform X2 produces the protein MANPRKFSEKIALHNQKQAEETAAFEAIMREVSGATKGQGQGYLQKQPQQLHIAQNLGAYRGGSLPNVNQLGSNSIDLQNALHNLEDIQQGRQSLVDRLHRDRTRQIIGHRRPFPFDKRADTSPYGSTYLSPPPDTSWRRPFQPSVLATLLRTNSDSALHTSANSPSASMEHLGPTTPPANRRAFLGDSIMAENAVLKGYIDPRRLMQSRPKSCEVPGINIYPSAEQESTVGHIPISNNTGSLPDLTSIHFPSPLVTPLDAEDQTYNQQQQQSQQQSQQQSQQQQQQGQQQQQQQGQQTSPTSLSPTSVHHLSTGPVRQTQQTSPISRRRHVHTAPSPLILGSPTHMRQNQVHSVDGNRLTVDRLPPYYNFSQQMQPLQQPQPASPQPPVITVHTTQGSMTQYRNSQSRDTCQSPTSPHSQSSYSPSQSPGLPPGLPPLPQPPPPSTGMTGSNTSYSDAYYTNALQHQFEQFNMLQGDTASLTNDVYTTLNNDAYAKAALEQLTQLQDNQPTTTVNNNGLYNLGQISNLQFSQANMHGLSSSQEFQQNQFYSQSPQQPISPQQSTPSPHMHQQMSPQMSPQPQQVQTPTSKIPDIVLTGAEDFSRQDFAKDISNAMANMTDTFDTDFFCGDDPLKVGLDPLDFNELQMLTDPSLVTDPATEDSFRLDRL
- the LOC135483283 gene encoding CREB-regulated transcription coactivator 1-like isoform X4 translates to MANPRKFSEKIALHNQKQAEETAAFEAIMREVSGATKGQGQGYLQKQPQQLHIAQNLGAYRGGSLPNVNQLGSNSIDLQNALHNLEDIQQGRQSLVDRLHRDRTRQIIGHRRPFPFDKRADTSPYGSTYLSPPPDTSWRRPFQPSVLATLLRTNSDSALHTSANSPSASMEHLGPTTPPANRRAFLGDSIMAENAVLKGYIDPRRQLMQSRPKSCEVPGINIYPSAEQESTVGHIPISNNTGSLPDLTSIHFPSPLVTPLDAEDQTYNQQQQQSQQQSQQQSQQQQQQGQQQQQQQGQQTSPTSLSPTSVHHLSTGPVRQTQQTSPISRRRHVHTAPSPLILGSPTHMRQNQVHSVDGNRLTVDRLPPYYNFSQQMQPLQQPQPASPQPPVITVHTTQGSMTQYRNSQSRDTCQSPTSPHSQSSYSPSQSPGLPPGLPPLPQPPPPSTGMTGSNTSYSDAYYTNALQHQFEQFNMLQDNQPTTTVNNNGLYNLGQISNLQFSQANMHGLSSSQEFQQNQFYSQSPQQPISPQQSTPSPHMHQQMSPQMSPQPQQVQTPTSKIPDIVLTGAEDFSRQDFAKDISNAMANMTDTFDTDFFCGDDPLKVGLDPLDFNELQMLTDPSLVTDPATEDSFRLDRL